In the genome of Cytophagia bacterium CHB2, the window ACAATCTGCTCACGCTCTTGAAGCCGGGCGTGCTGGCCACCGAGCAGCAATTTCGCAAGAACTATGTCGCGCGCGGCGACAGCCGCATGCCCAAAAATCGCGAAGCTTTGAAAGATTTGCTGCGCGAAGTCATGATTCGCAACACGCGCAGCCTGGTCGATGTCAAACTTCCCAAACGTTTCGCAACCACGATAACGGTATTGCCTTCAAACCATGAAAGGGATTTGTACGAACACATCACGCGCTTTGTGCGGCAACACTCGCCCGCGTTGCGCGGGTTGGAGCGCACGGCGCTCAATCACCTGCTGATGCAGGCGGGCAGCAGTCCGTTCGCCTTGACGGACTCGTTGACTTCACTCAAAAGCCGTCTGCCCAGCGCAGCCGATGAAATCGATCATTTGCTGGCATTGGTCGACAAGGTGCGCGAGACGGAAAAGGGCAAACAGCTCCTGCAGCTTGTGCAAAAAAGCGGCGTCAAAAAACTGGTATTCACCAACTTCCGGCGCACCTTCGATTATCTCGCAACGTTGCTGCGCAATGCCGGACTGGCGTTTGCCGAGTTCCGCGGCGGCATGACGGCCGAACAGAAAGACGCTGCCATCGCCAGCTTTCGTGAAGAGGTTGACGTGCTGCTGCTCACCGAAGTCGGCGCCGAGGGCCGTAATTTGCAATTCTGCCAGACCATCATCAATTATGATTTGCCGTGGAATCCGATGCGGCTGGAACAGCGCATTGGCCGCATTCACCGCATCGGCCAAACCCAGGATGTTTTTGTATTCAATTTTTGCATCAAAGACAGCATTGAAGAGTACATTCTTTACATTCTCGACAAAAAGATCAACATGTTCGAACTGGTCATCGGTGAAATCGACAGCATTCTTGGCAACCTCGACACCGAGGACGAATTTAGCGATATTATTATCGATATTTGGCTCAATTCCAGCC includes:
- a CDS encoding DEAD/DEAH box helicase, encoding MLDTSATEIPQSFIFRPSALVERFIQPPTPERDDHQGLAFYHAKLDLHHLALLREFDELLCLDTLKHVERYWYQVETVKKVLKQMRGRVLLSDEVGLGKTIEAGMLIKEYRLRGLVRNALILAPPALVSQWQEEMSGKFGLPFVTTDDIEVKRHPEFWTEQKWIIASLHTAKSKTNFELVVNTKYDLVVVDEAHHLKNKDTLSWKLVNALQKKFIFLLTATPVQNNLMELHNLLTLLKPGVLATEQQFRKNYVARGDSRMPKNREALKDLLREVMIRNTRSLVDVKLPKRFATTITVLPSNHERDLYEHITRFVRQHSPALRGLERTALNHLLMQAGSSPFALTDSLTSLKSRLPSAADEIDHLLALVDKVRETEKGKQLLQLVQKSGVKKLVFTNFRRTFDYLATLLRNAGLAFAEFRGGMTAEQKDAAIASFREEVDVLLLTEVGAEGRNLQFCQTIINYDLPWNPMRLEQRIGRIHRIGQTQDVFVFNFCIKDSIEEYILYILDKKINMFELVIGEIDSILGNLDTEDEFSDIIIDIWLNSSQKQEVEQKIENFAEQILEARAAYQKTKELDEVLFAEEFEV